The following DNA comes from Alienimonas californiensis.
AGGCCGCTCTCGGCGAGGCCGCGGGCGCAGTCGCCGAAGGCACCTTGGCCGGGCAGGATCAGCTTGTCGCCCTTCGAAAACTCCTCCGGGCGGGCGGAGATCGTGGCTTCGAAGCCGAGCGACTGCACCGCCTTCTGGACGCTCCGCAGGTTGCCGGAGCCGTAGTCGACGATGCGAATCACCGGCGGACGTCCGGGCGGAACTGCGGGGAGGAAGAGGCGGGGCCGCCGTGCCGCCAGCGGTCGGCGTGCAGCCGGCCGCGGCCGGCGGCGGAGCCGGGCCAAGGGCGGGCGGGGCGACCCGGGGCGCGGGCGGGGCGATTCAGGTCGTCCGACTCGGCGGCGAGGTAGGTGAGGGTATCGGCGGAGGACCAGCCCGCGTAGCCCGCCGGCCAGTGGTCGACGTCGATTCCCAGAGCCCGCTTCACCAGGGCGATCAGCCAGAGCATCACGGCCAGCAGCACGGCGATCGTCAGCCCGGCCAGCAGCACGAACGGGCCGAGGGCGAAGAACGGCCCCACCGCCGGCCAGACGTCCTGCCAGAACAGCACGACGAACGCCGCGGCCAGCGCCAGCCAGGGGCCGTAGGGGAACTCGGCGCTGGCCGCTTTCCCGGTGGCGGCGTCGTAGAGCTTCGCCGGGACCACCACCGCCAGGGCGGCGACCGGGGCGAGGAAGAAGACCGTCAGCACCGGCTGCCAGCCGACGAAGGCCCCGACCATCGCCATCAGGATCACGTCGCCCAGCCCCATCGCCTCCCGCCCCAGCGTGCGGGCGCCGATCCACCGCACGACCCAGCAGACGCCCGCCCCGGCGACAATCCCGGCGACGCTTGCCGCCAGTCCGTGCAGGTGGGGGTGCTCAAAGATCCACTCCGGCACCGGCTGGACGTCCGGCCGGGCGCCGACGGGGGCGAATCGGGAAACGCGGCCCTCCTCGAACCAGACTGGTACGAGCCACAGCCGCCCCGACAGGCTGGCGACCACGGCCAGCAGCAGGGCCGGGATTGTGGTGCCGTCGGGGATCAGCAACCGCCGCAGGTCGATGACGGAGGCCGTCAGCAAACTCAGCAACATCGCCCCGTGCAGGGCGAAGGTGAACGACGCGTCCCACGGGCACTCAAAGGCCCGGGCCACGTCCGGCAGGAACGGCCCGCCGAGCGGCGCCCACGTGCGCCAGTTCGCCACCTCCTGCCAGAACAGCCCCCCCAGCAGGGCCCCGGCGGACAGTTCCACCAGCGCCGGACGGATCCGGTCCCGCAGCGGGGCCGCAGCGAGCGGATGCGAGGGCAGAAACCAGCCGAGCACCGGCAGCTTCGAGAGCCCCCGCCCCCGCGTCATCGCGGCTTCGTGCGGCGTCGGCCGCCACAGACTGCGGAGCTGTTCGCCCAGATACTCCCGCGGGCCGAACCGAACCGCGGCGACGTTCACGAACCGTCCGGCCCCGCAGCCGGCGAGGAAGACGAGCGCGGTGAGGGCTCCCCAGGCGGCGTCGCTCACGATAGGCCGGCCAGGATCGCGGCGACGACGGCCTCCGGCTCCGCGGTCGCGTCCACAACGACACTGGCGACTTCGCGGTACAGCGGCTCCCGGTCGGCCAGCACCGCGGCCATCTCCTCCTCCGCCGGCAGGTCGGTCAGCGGCGGACGGTTCTCGTCGCCGGCCGTCCGGGCGTGCAGGGTGGCCGGATCGGCTTCCAAGTAGACGACCGGCCCGGCGGCGACCAGCTTCTGTCGGGACTCCAAGGACAGCACGGCCCCGCCGCCGGTGGCGAGGACGATCGAATCCTGTTCCAGCAGCGCGGTGATCACCTCCGCTTCCAGCAGCCGGAACGCCGTCTCCCCGTGCAGCACGAAGATCTCGGGGATGGACCGACCGGCGACGCGGGCGATCTGCTCGTCGGCGTCCACGAACCGCCGGCCCAGCCGCTCCGCGAGCAGCCGGCCGATCGTCGATTTCCCGCTGCCGCGGGCGCCGACGAGCGACACCGCGGCGGGGGCGGCGGGGGGCACGGGCTCGCTCACTTCGCCACCGCCATCGCCTGTTGCAGCGCCTCCCGCATCACGCCCTCCGGGGCGGGGGAGCCGGTGAACAGGGCATATTGGGCCTCCGCCTGACGGACGAACATGTCCGCCCCGCCGACGATCCGGCAGTCGCGTTCGGCGGCCTGCTTGAGGAACAGCGTGCGGTTCGGGTTGTAGATCGTGTCGAACACGATCGCCTGCGGGGGGAAGCGGTTCTCCGGCAGGGGCGATTCGTCCATCTTCGGCCACATGCCGACGGGCGTGCCGTTGACGATGATCTCAAAAATGCCCGTGCCGCGGTTCGGCCAAGTCTGGACGACGCCGCCGAACTCGTCGACCAACGCCCGGGCCTTCTTCTCCGTCCGCCCGGCGACGGTCACGGCGCAGCCGGCGCCGGTGAGGGCCGCGACGACCGCCCGGGCCACGCCGCCGCTGCCCAGGACCAGAACCTTGCGGCCCGTCAGCGTGGCGTGCTTATCGGCCCGCCGCATCTCCGCGAGCAGCGAACCGAGGGCGGCGTCGTGATCGGTGTTCGCGGCGTGCCAGACCGGGGCGCTCTCTTTGGCGCCGGTGACGGTTAATGTGTTCGCCGCCCCGATCCGACGGGCCGCGTCCGTGGCGCTGTTCTTCCCGCCGGAGGCCAACGCCAACGCGGCGGCCTTGTGCGGGATCGTGACGCTGAACCCTTCGAAGCCCATCGCCGCCAGGGCGGGCAGGGCCGTCGGGAACTCCTCCGCCGTGACCCGCACCGGGAGGTAGCATCCGTCGAAACCGGCTTCGCGGAAGGCGGCGTTGTGCAGTTGCGGAGAGAGGCTGTGTGCGACCGGATCGCCCAGGACGCCAAAGAATTGCGTCGTCTTCTTCACCCGATGAGCCCGATACGCCGTCCGCATCGTGGCGAAGTCCGGCAGGCCGGGAGCGATGGTGCGTTCGGCACTGAACGAGGCGTAGGTCCACGGCGCCCCCTTCGCACAGCACATCACTCGGCTGGCGAGGCCGAACTCGCCCATGCAGAAGGCGACCGTCGGCTTCGTCGCCGTGGCGTAGAGGCTCAGAACGCGGGCGTTGTCAGCGATCGACTCCGCGGTGGTGACGAGCTTGACCACGTCAGCGTCCGCCGCGGCGAGCTGCTTGTAGAGCTTCGCCAGTGCTTTGGCGTCCGGCGTCGCCTTCATGTCGTGGTGACTGACGACCCGCTTCGCCTTGCCGAACCGCGGCACCTTCGGGGCGACGTCCCCTTCCAGATCGACGAACTCCGGCTCAGCCAGAATTGCCTGTCGGAGGAGCGCCAGCCGGGCCTCCTCGGTGCCGCTCCACCGCCCGCCGTCTTCGCGGCGCCGGCAGGTGAGCACCACCGGGGTGGGGCGATCGGCGATCAGGGCGGCCACGTCGACCGGCCCCTTCAGCCAATCCAACCGCAGTTCGACCAGCTTGGCGCCGGCCTCGGCCAAGACGGCGTGCTCCGCCCGCATGCGGGACGGGTGGCTGCGGGCGATCGAAACGCACAGGGGCATCGGGGGAGAATCCGAGTTCGCGGAGCGGGCCGCAAGTGGAGCGATCAGCCCATCCGGCCGAACTGCCGGTCCAGATCGTCGCGGGAGAGGGTCAGGGCGGTCGGGCGCCCGTGCGGGCAGTGATGGGCGTCGTCGACGAGGTGCCGGGCGGTCAGCAGGGCGTCGATCTCCTCCGGGCTCAGCCGCTGCCCGGCCTTCACGGCGGCCTTGCAGCTCATCATGTGCAGGAGCGAATCGAGCAGGTCCCGGCGGTCCGGCGTCTTGGGGCTGTCGGCGAGGGCGTCCGCGGCGTCGGCCAGCACCGCGGCCGGGTCGGCCCGCTTGAGTAGCACCGGGAAGCCGTTCAGGAGCACCGTCGTGCCGCCGAAGTCCTCCACCTCGAACCCCAGTTCGCCCAACGTCTCCGCATGCTCCAGCACCGCGGCGTGCCGCTTGGCGTCCAGTTCGATCGACTCCGGCACCAGCAGTCGCTGGATCTCGACCCCCTCGCCCAGCACACGGCGGCGGAGCGTTTCGTACATCACCCGCTCGTGCAGCGCGTGCTGGTCGATCACCTGTAGGCCCGCGTCGGTTTCCAGCACGAGATACGTATCCAGCACCTGCATCGCCCGCGTGATTTCCGGCGGCGACCGCTTCTCGACCGGCCCCGCTTCGCCGTCGCCGCTAGGCGGCGCGCTGCGGGGTTCGCGATCGAAATCGGGTTCGAGGGCTTGCTCTGAAGTCGCGCCGCCTAACGGCGACGGCGAAGCGGGGGGAGGGGGGGAAGGGGCTGGAACCGGTTCGCTTTCGGCTTTCATCAGGGCCGCGCGGGCCCAGTCGGCGAAGCCGTCGGCGAGTTCCGCCTGAGTCTCGGGCAGGGAACGGGGCGCCGCGGAGGCGTCCGGCTCCCGGCCGTTCCGCTTCGCCGGGTCGCCGGGGAGGTGGAAGCGCTGCTCGAAGTCGCGCTTCAAAAACTCCGTCCGCAGGGTGCCGAGGAGTTGGCGATACAGGCTGGAGCTGTCCCGAAACCGCACCTCGCACTTGGTGGGGTGCACGTTCACGTCCACCGCGTCCGGCGGGGTCTCCAGAAACAGGAACGAGATCGGCTGCCGGCCGATCATCACCAGCCCGCGGTAGGCCTCGGAGAGGGCGTGTTGCAGGCTGCGGTCGGTGATCCAGCGGCCGTTGAGGAACAGGTACTGCCCCTTCCGGCTGCTCTTCGCGTCGCCGGGATGGCCGGCGAAGCCCCACAGGCGGGCGACGTCCGATTCGCTTCGCACCGGGATCAGGCGGTCGGCGATCTGCGAGCCGAAGAACGTCGCCAGCCGGTCCCGCACGTCGGCGGCCGGCGGGAGGTCGTAGACCACTTTCCCGTTGTGCCGCAGCGTGGCGTGCAGGCGGGGGTTCGCCAGGGCGACGCGGGTGAACTGCTCCGCGAGGTGGCCGAACTCCGTGGCGTGCGTCTTCAGAAACTTCCGACGGGCCGGCACGTTGAAGAACAGGTCCCGCACCTCCACCGTCGTGCCCAGCGGTCCGCCACGGGGGGTGACGGGGGTGAGCGTGCCGCCCACGGCGCTGATCTCCGCGGCGAGTTCCTGCCCCTCCGGCCGACTGCGGAACCGAAACCGGCTGACCGACGCGATGCTCGCCAGCGCCTCCCCGCGAAAGCCCATCGTGGCGACGGTGAACAGGTCCGCGGGGGTCCGCAGCTTACTGGTGGCGTGCTGGGTCAGGGCCAGCGGGAGGTCCTCCTCCGGCACGCCCTCGCCGTCGTCGGCGATGCGGATCAACTCCGTCCCGCCGGCGGCCACGTCCACCTCGATGCGAGTGGCGAGGGCGTCGAGGCTGTTCTCCAGCAGTTCCTTGGCGACCGACGCCGGGCGCTCGATCACCTCGCCGGCGGCGATCTGGTTCACCACCTCCGGGGCGAGCGGCTGGATACGGGGCAAGGGCGAGGACGGCGGACCGGGGGCGGGGCGTGAACCCGGATTCTACTCGCCGCCCCCGTGGCGGACGGGGATCGGCCCCGGCTCGGCGTCATCCACGACCGGCGGGGGCGCCGGTTCCGCGGAACGAACGGCCTGCACGGTTCCGGCCGCCGGGACGCCGGCCGCCGGGACGCCGGTCGCCGCGGCCCGCCGGGGCAACGGGCAGGACGCGCCATGCGCGAGTTCCGCCCGCAGTTCGGAGACCAGTTCCGCCCGGTCCTGAGCGACCTTCGCGTCGTAAGCGGCCAGCACGTTCGCGGCCTCTTCCCGGCTCGCCATCAGACCCATCACCAGATACTGGCTGATCGCCGCCCCGTAGCAGCACCAGCCGGCGATCCATTCGTTGCGGCGTTCCGGCGGGATGTTCCCTTCCTTGTCCACGACCCCTCCGACCACGCAGGCCAAGATCGCCAGCACCGGGCTGGAGCGGGCGAGGTGCTGGCAGACCATCCCTTTCAGATAGGCCGGCATGACCTTCCGCAAACCGAACCAGCCTTTGTCACGGCCGAAGTCCGCTTTGGTCGGCAGCTTCGGCTTGGGGTGGAGCACGGGGAACAGGGCCACGTCCGGCATCGCCTCGACCACCCCGATGGCCAGCAACAGGCGAAAGCCCAGCGAGATCCAGTCCCGCGGCTCGAATCCCAACTGTTGAAAGAGCAACTGCTCCATGTTCGCCGTGCACAACAGCAGCAGGGCGCTGGCGGCGAACCACTCCTCCAGGTCCTTTTCCAGCTCCCGGTCGAAGTGCTGCAGGCGGACGGTTTTCAGCGTCCACCGGAACAGCGGCACCGCGATCAGCCCCACCGCGAACCGGGCGCCCGGCTTGAGGGTGCGACCGACCAGCGGCCTGAGCAGCTCCGAGTTCAGGATCAGCCGCAGCGCCGTGGGAATGACCTGCCACATCGCCGCCGAGTCTCGCTGCGGTGGGGAAGGGGGAG
Coding sequences within:
- a CDS encoding type I 3-dehydroquinate dehydratase, coding for MPLCVSIARSHPSRMRAEHAVLAEAGAKLVELRLDWLKGPVDVAALIADRPTPVVLTCRRREDGGRWSGTEEARLALLRQAILAEPEFVDLEGDVAPKVPRFGKAKRVVSHHDMKATPDAKALAKLYKQLAAADADVVKLVTTAESIADNARVLSLYATATKPTVAFCMGEFGLASRVMCCAKGAPWTYASFSAERTIAPGLPDFATMRTAYRAHRVKKTTQFFGVLGDPVAHSLSPQLHNAAFREAGFDGCYLPVRVTAEEFPTALPALAAMGFEGFSVTIPHKAAALALASGGKNSATDAARRIGAANTLTVTGAKESAPVWHAANTDHDAALGSLLAEMRRADKHATLTGRKVLVLGSGGVARAVVAALTGAGCAVTVAGRTEKKARALVDEFGGVVQTWPNRGTGIFEIIVNGTPVGMWPKMDESPLPENRFPPQAIVFDTIYNPNRTLFLKQAAERDCRIVGGADMFVRQAEAQYALFTGSPAPEGVMREALQQAMAVAK
- a CDS encoding prepilin peptidase, with amino-acid sequence MSDAAWGALTALVFLAGCGAGRFVNVAAVRFGPREYLGEQLRSLWRPTPHEAAMTRGRGLSKLPVLGWFLPSHPLAAAPLRDRIRPALVELSAGALLGGLFWQEVANWRTWAPLGGPFLPDVARAFECPWDASFTFALHGAMLLSLLTASVIDLRRLLIPDGTTIPALLLAVVASLSGRLWLVPVWFEEGRVSRFAPVGARPDVQPVPEWIFEHPHLHGLAASVAGIVAGAGVCWVVRWIGARTLGREAMGLGDVILMAMVGAFVGWQPVLTVFFLAPVAALAVVVPAKLYDAATGKAASAEFPYGPWLALAAAFVVLFWQDVWPAVGPFFALGPFVLLAGLTIAVLLAVMLWLIALVKRALGIDVDHWPAGYAGWSSADTLTYLAAESDDLNRPARAPGRPARPWPGSAAGRGRLHADRWRHGGPASSSPQFRPDVRR
- the mutL gene encoding DNA mismatch repair endonuclease MutL; translation: MPRIQPLAPEVVNQIAAGEVIERPASVAKELLENSLDALATRIEVDVAAGGTELIRIADDGEGVPEEDLPLALTQHATSKLRTPADLFTVATMGFRGEALASIASVSRFRFRSRPEGQELAAEISAVGGTLTPVTPRGGPLGTTVEVRDLFFNVPARRKFLKTHATEFGHLAEQFTRVALANPRLHATLRHNGKVVYDLPPAADVRDRLATFFGSQIADRLIPVRSESDVARLWGFAGHPGDAKSSRKGQYLFLNGRWITDRSLQHALSEAYRGLVMIGRQPISFLFLETPPDAVDVNVHPTKCEVRFRDSSSLYRQLLGTLRTEFLKRDFEQRFHLPGDPAKRNGREPDASAAPRSLPETQAELADGFADWARAALMKAESEPVPAPSPPPPASPSPLGGATSEQALEPDFDREPRSAPPSGDGEAGPVEKRSPPEITRAMQVLDTYLVLETDAGLQVIDQHALHERVMYETLRRRVLGEGVEIQRLLVPESIELDAKRHAAVLEHAETLGELGFEVEDFGGTTVLLNGFPVLLKRADPAAVLADAADALADSPKTPDRRDLLDSLLHMMSCKAAVKAGQRLSPEEIDALLTARHLVDDAHHCPHGRPTALTLSRDDLDRQFGRMG
- a CDS encoding DNA topoisomerase I, giving the protein MWQVIPTALRLILNSELLRPLVGRTLKPGARFAVGLIAVPLFRWTLKTVRLQHFDRELEKDLEEWFAASALLLLCTANMEQLLFQQLGFEPRDWISLGFRLLLAIGVVEAMPDVALFPVLHPKPKLPTKADFGRDKGWFGLRKVMPAYLKGMVCQHLARSSPVLAILACVVGGVVDKEGNIPPERRNEWIAGWCCYGAAISQYLVMGLMASREEAANVLAAYDAKVAQDRAELVSELRAELAHGASCPLPRRAAATGVPAAGVPAAGTVQAVRSAEPAPPPVVDDAEPGPIPVRHGGGE
- a CDS encoding shikimate kinase, which codes for MPPAAPAAVSLVGARGSGKSTIGRLLAERLGRRFVDADEQIARVAGRSIPEIFVLHGETAFRLLEAEVITALLEQDSIVLATGGGAVLSLESRQKLVAAGPVVYLEADPATLHARTAGDENRPPLTDLPAEEEMAAVLADREPLYREVASVVVDATAEPEAVVAAILAGLS